The following proteins are co-located in the Verrucomicrobiia bacterium genome:
- a CDS encoding OPT family oligopeptide transporter, with product MQSESGSGSDAPAASAHEFTLPIQGFKGTPEEIERQWFEQVYKGRGDSMPQLTWRAVIMGSALGGVLSLTNLYIGLKAGWGFGVAITACILSYAIWTTLHKIRIARRPMTILENNCMQSTASSAGYSTGGTLISAFAAFVILNNTQMSLGLMLAWVFFLAVLGVTMAIPMKRQMINVEQLRFPSGIAAAETLRALHSHSGKGLRAAKALFISGILAAIDKFWAEGFGLLSRVAPQLEERFSSSALLSNAQKALLGDNYAAWSGRTIVFSWDAIFVAAGAITGMRVCATMFISGTLCWGVFVPILQQQGVVTTSGFRDLVQWTLWGGTACMVSGGVLSFLLQWSSVVRAFRSLTSMFTTKKASNDPMERIETPMSWFAAGQFIALITLAWLAKISFDMPYWQSLLAVVLSFALALVACRITGETDVTPIGPLGKVTQLTFGAINPGNINVNLMSANITSAAAASSADLLVDLKSGYLLGANPRKQFIAQFAGIFVGTFVTVFAFRALVPDASVLGTEQFPAPAAQTWAAVAKALSVGLSALEPVKIWSIGVGGAVGALFALLPVLFPKGRAYYPSAAAAGLAWVFQWYYALLFFIGAVIAYAVQKKAPNAAEEFTFPVASGIIAGGSLMGVLLVLWGNGPELLKRLFG from the coding sequence ATGCAATCCGAATCTGGTTCCGGCAGCGACGCTCCTGCAGCATCGGCGCACGAATTCACACTTCCGATCCAGGGATTCAAGGGAACTCCCGAAGAGATCGAGCGCCAATGGTTCGAGCAGGTGTACAAAGGGCGCGGCGATTCGATGCCCCAACTCACCTGGCGCGCAGTGATCATGGGCTCCGCTCTCGGCGGTGTGCTTTCGCTGACCAATCTTTATATCGGACTGAAGGCCGGCTGGGGTTTCGGCGTCGCAATCACCGCCTGCATCCTTTCCTACGCCATCTGGACGACGCTCCATAAAATTCGGATCGCACGGCGGCCGATGACGATCCTCGAGAATAATTGCATGCAATCCACGGCCAGTTCCGCGGGTTATTCGACGGGTGGGACATTGATCTCCGCGTTTGCCGCTTTCGTCATTCTCAACAACACGCAAATGTCCCTGGGCCTGATGCTTGCCTGGGTTTTCTTTCTTGCGGTGCTTGGGGTGACGATGGCCATACCGATGAAGCGCCAGATGATCAACGTGGAGCAGCTTCGATTTCCCAGCGGCATTGCAGCCGCGGAAACGCTGCGTGCCCTGCATTCGCATTCCGGCAAAGGCCTGCGAGCCGCAAAGGCGCTCTTCATCTCGGGCATTCTTGCCGCCATCGACAAGTTCTGGGCTGAAGGTTTCGGCCTTCTCTCACGCGTCGCGCCGCAGCTTGAGGAGCGGTTCTCGAGCAGCGCGCTGCTGTCGAACGCCCAGAAGGCGTTGCTTGGCGACAATTACGCAGCGTGGAGCGGCCGAACGATCGTCTTCTCCTGGGATGCCATCTTTGTTGCTGCCGGAGCCATCACAGGAATGCGCGTCTGCGCCACCATGTTCATCAGCGGAACTCTCTGTTGGGGCGTCTTTGTGCCCATCCTGCAACAACAGGGCGTCGTCACCACCAGCGGCTTCCGCGATCTTGTCCAATGGACACTCTGGGGCGGCACGGCGTGCATGGTGTCGGGCGGGGTCCTCAGCTTTCTGCTGCAGTGGAGCAGCGTCGTTCGCGCGTTTCGTTCGCTGACTTCGATGTTCACCACGAAGAAGGCATCCAACGACCCGATGGAACGCATCGAGACCCCGATGAGCTGGTTCGCAGCGGGTCAATTCATCGCGCTCATTACGCTCGCCTGGCTTGCGAAGATTTCGTTCGACATGCCGTATTGGCAAAGCCTTCTTGCGGTGGTGCTCTCGTTCGCGCTCGCCCTGGTCGCCTGCCGCATCACGGGCGAAACGGATGTCACTCCCATCGGGCCGTTGGGCAAGGTGACGCAACTGACGTTTGGTGCGATCAACCCGGGGAACATCAACGTGAACCTCATGAGCGCGAACATCACGTCTGCGGCGGCCGCGTCTTCCGCTGACCTGCTCGTGGATCTCAAAAGCGGCTATTTGCTTGGCGCCAATCCGCGAAAGCAATTCATCGCACAGTTCGCCGGAATTTTCGTCGGAACGTTCGTGACCGTGTTTGCGTTTCGCGCCCTCGTCCCCGATGCCTCAGTGCTTGGAACGGAACAATTTCCCGCGCCGGCTGCGCAAACCTGGGCCGCTGTTGCGAAAGCCCTCAGTGTTGGCTTGAGCGCCTTGGAACCGGTGAAGATCTGGTCCATCGGGGTTGGGGGCGCCGTGGGCGCACTATTCGCCCTCCTTCCCGTTCTGTTTCCAAAAGGCCGGGCCTACTACCCGTCCGCCGCAGCCGCAGGGCTGGCGTGGGTGTTTCAATGGTATTACGCGCTCCTGTTTTTCATCGGCGCAGTGATCGCCTACGCCGTCCAAAAGAAGGCGCCAAACGCCGCGGAGGAATTCACGTTCCCAGTCGCGTCTGGAATCATCGCGGGCGGTTCGCTCATGGGCGTCCTCCTCGTTTTGTGGGGAAACGGGCCCGAGCTGTTGAAACGGCTCTTCGGCTGA
- a CDS encoding aldo/keto reductase: protein MCDRNEQLGRPFTRREFLKVSAVAGIGLASAPKLFSADSTPGEIPVRELGKTGVKVSAVGLGGYHIGIPDEQESIRMIRSAIDRGITFMDNCWDYHNGKSEIYMGKALRDGYRDKVFLMSKIDGHTKEAAAKQIEESLKRLQTDRIDLMQFHEVIRDTDPDKIFGEGGSAEAMLEAKKAGKIRFFGFTGHKDPAIHLKCLRVAAEKQFPFDAVQMPLNVMDAHFRSFEKQVLPELVKNRIGVLGMKPLGSGAIVRNGGVTAIECLHYAMSLPTSTVITGCDTMKILDQAVEAGRTFKPMTREQITALLGRTREPAQEGQLERFKTSTQFDGTTHNPHWLG from the coding sequence ATGTGCGATCGAAACGAACAATTGGGGCGCCCCTTCACGCGCCGTGAGTTTCTGAAAGTTTCCGCTGTCGCGGGAATCGGCCTGGCGAGTGCGCCGAAACTCTTCTCGGCGGATTCAACACCTGGCGAAATCCCTGTGCGCGAACTGGGAAAGACCGGCGTAAAGGTTTCCGCCGTTGGACTGGGCGGTTATCACATTGGGATTCCGGACGAACAGGAAAGCATCCGCATGATCCGCAGCGCCATTGATCGCGGGATCACTTTCATGGACAACTGCTGGGATTATCACAACGGCAAGAGCGAGATCTACATGGGCAAGGCATTGCGCGATGGGTATCGCGACAAGGTTTTCCTGATGAGCAAGATCGATGGCCACACAAAGGAGGCCGCGGCAAAGCAGATTGAGGAATCGCTTAAGCGGCTGCAAACGGATCGAATTGACCTCATGCAATTTCATGAGGTGATTCGCGACACGGATCCCGACAAGATCTTTGGGGAGGGCGGCAGTGCGGAGGCGATGCTTGAAGCGAAGAAGGCGGGCAAGATCCGGTTCTTCGGATTTACCGGCCACAAGGACCCGGCGATTCATCTGAAATGCCTGCGCGTTGCAGCGGAGAAGCAATTTCCTTTCGATGCCGTCCAAATGCCGTTGAATGTGATGGATGCCCACTTCCGCAGCTTCGAAAAGCAAGTGTTGCCGGAACTCGTGAAGAATCGCATTGGCGTTTTGGGAATGAAGCCTCTAGGGAGTGGAGCGATTGTTCGAAACGGCGGCGTAACGGCTATTGAGTGCCTGCATTACGCGATGAGCCTGCCGACGTCGACGGTGATCACGGGATGCGACACGATGAAGATTCTGGACCAGGCGGTGGAGGCAGGGCGGACGTTCAAGCCGATGACCAGGGAACAGATAACGGCATTGCTTGGAAGGACACGCGAGCCTGCACAGGAGGGCCAGCTCGAGCGCTTCAAGACATCCACGCAATTCGACGGCACCACGCATAATCCGCATTGGCTGGGGTGA
- a CDS encoding ABC transporter ATP-binding protein, producing MSDSRSHSVETLVSAQGVSKTYSLGRRSLTVLRDLSISVARGEFVALRGASGAGKSTLLHLLGGLDTPDTGEIWFGGQNLARFAPAKLAELRRTRVGFVFQAFHLMPELDALENVCLPARIARVPADKARARGRQLLEQVGLKDRVEHRPNELSGGERQRVAIARALINEPDLILADEPTGNLDSHTGNEIINLLCSLVSERKTTLVIATHDASVAARAPKVVHLVDGQIEP from the coding sequence ATGAGTGATTCCCGATCGCACTCCGTGGAAACGCTGGTCTCCGCCCAGGGCGTCAGCAAGACGTACTCGCTGGGCCGCCGTTCGCTCACCGTGTTGCGTGATCTGAGCATCAGCGTGGCGCGCGGGGAATTTGTCGCACTGCGCGGGGCATCAGGCGCAGGCAAAAGCACACTCCTGCATTTGTTGGGGGGATTGGACACACCCGACACGGGTGAGATCTGGTTTGGCGGACAAAACCTCGCGCGCTTCGCACCAGCAAAATTGGCCGAACTGCGACGCACCCGCGTCGGCTTCGTTTTCCAGGCATTTCATCTGATGCCCGAGCTCGACGCGCTGGAGAACGTCTGCCTGCCCGCGCGTATTGCACGAGTCCCAGCGGACAAGGCCAGGGCGCGTGGACGCCAGTTGCTGGAACAGGTTGGCTTGAAGGATCGCGTCGAACATCGTCCGAACGAACTGTCCGGTGGCGAACGGCAGCGCGTCGCGATTGCGCGCGCCCTGATCAACGAACCTGACTTGATCCTCGCCGATGAACCGACCGGAAACCTGGATTCCCACACAGGCAACGAAATCATCAACCTGCTGTGCTCGCTGGTGTCCGAGCGGAAAACCACGCTCGTCATTGCCACGCACGACGCGTCGGTTGCAGCACGGGCGCCGAAGGTGGTGCATCTTGTTGATGGCCAGATTGAGCCGTAG
- a CDS encoding TonB-dependent receptor encodes MRRLCSLVLAILVCVSTESRGAEFGEAEPASAKNLKQLSFEELLEQEVSLVTRTPERLSRSPSAVQVITGDDIRRSGATSIPEALRLASNLHVSQVDTRNWSINARGFNNPLANKLLVMIDGRSVYTPLFAGVFWDVQNALLADVDRIEVVSGPGATLWGANAVNGVVNIVTRGARDTQGMLVEGGGGSLLQDYGAVRYGGHVGSNFFYRVYGFRFDRNPTVFPNGRDATDAWEMTQGGFRADWLPSEANTITIQGDFYSGENEGEPGVRSAIDGQNLLGRWTHALYEESDFTLQFYVDRTWRNVMPRNNEELRTYDIDFQHRLPLGSRNNVTWGLGYRLMQDDVKNSASLAFFPARRDLHLFSGFLQDEVVLVPDRLKLTVGSKVEHNDYTGFEFEPSGRLAWLLDERHTLWSAVSRAVRAPSRIDTDVLFPTAGLAGTSDFKAEELLAFELGYRVTPHRNVSLSLATFYHMYENIRSIEPAPGGFEIQNKNEAESWGVELSGTIQATDWWRMRGGYTYFDRDVRQVRGGMDINDGTSEGNDPRNQAVVQSMFNLPGRVELDFTFRYVDALPSPHVPAYFTVDTRVAWHPTENLELSVVGQNLWDDQHPEFGAAGTRQEIPRSIFGKVTWRF; translated from the coding sequence ATGCGTCGACTCTGCAGCCTGGTGCTCGCGATTCTCGTTTGCGTTTCCACTGAATCCCGGGGGGCTGAATTCGGAGAGGCTGAGCCCGCATCGGCGAAAAACCTGAAGCAGCTCAGTTTTGAGGAATTGTTGGAGCAGGAGGTCAGCCTGGTCACGCGGACTCCTGAGCGGCTGAGCCGATCTCCCTCGGCCGTGCAGGTCATTACGGGGGATGATATCCGCCGTTCCGGTGCGACGAGCATTCCTGAGGCGCTTCGCCTTGCGTCGAACCTTCACGTGTCGCAGGTCGACACCCGAAACTGGTCGATCAATGCCCGCGGATTCAACAACCCGCTGGCAAACAAACTCCTCGTGATGATCGACGGCCGCTCGGTGTACACGCCCCTGTTCGCCGGCGTGTTTTGGGATGTGCAGAACGCCCTGCTGGCCGACGTGGATCGGATCGAGGTCGTCAGCGGGCCCGGCGCCACCCTGTGGGGCGCAAACGCCGTTAATGGCGTAGTCAACATCGTGACGCGCGGGGCTCGCGACACCCAGGGGATGCTCGTGGAAGGCGGCGGCGGATCGCTTTTGCAGGATTACGGCGCCGTTCGCTATGGCGGCCATGTGGGCAGCAATTTCTTCTATCGCGTTTACGGCTTCCGATTTGATCGGAATCCTACGGTTTTCCCGAACGGCCGCGATGCAACGGACGCATGGGAGATGACGCAGGGCGGATTTCGAGCCGACTGGCTGCCGAGCGAGGCAAACACAATTACGATTCAAGGAGATTTCTATTCGGGAGAAAACGAAGGGGAGCCGGGCGTGCGTTCGGCAATCGATGGACAAAACCTGCTCGGCCGCTGGACGCATGCGTTGTATGAGGAATCCGACTTTACACTGCAGTTCTACGTGGATCGCACCTGGCGCAACGTCATGCCTCGGAACAATGAGGAACTGCGGACGTATGACATCGATTTTCAGCATCGCCTTCCGCTTGGGTCGCGAAACAATGTGACGTGGGGGCTCGGGTACCGGCTGATGCAGGACGACGTGAAGAATTCGGCTTCACTGGCATTTTTTCCTGCGCGGCGCGACCTGCACCTGTTCAGCGGTTTCCTGCAGGATGAAGTGGTGCTTGTCCCTGATCGGTTGAAGCTGACGGTGGGTTCGAAGGTTGAGCACAACGATTACACAGGCTTCGAATTTGAACCCAGTGGACGACTTGCCTGGCTGCTGGATGAACGGCATACGCTCTGGTCGGCGGTATCGCGCGCCGTTCGCGCACCGAGCCGCATCGACACAGACGTCCTGTTTCCTACCGCAGGCCTTGCGGGAACATCGGACTTCAAAGCTGAAGAGTTGCTGGCGTTCGAATTGGGATACCGCGTGACGCCGCATCGCAACGTTTCGCTCTCACTCGCGACGTTCTACCACATGTATGAGAACATCCGCAGCATAGAACCTGCTCCCGGTGGATTTGAGATTCAGAATAAGAACGAGGCGGAGTCCTGGGGCGTGGAGCTTTCGGGCACAATCCAGGCAACAGACTGGTGGCGTATGCGAGGGGGCTATACCTATTTTGATCGCGATGTGCGCCAGGTTCGCGGCGGGATGGACATCAACGACGGAACCAGCGAGGGGAACGATCCCCGCAACCAGGCGGTTGTCCAGTCGATGTTCAACCTGCCAGGCAGGGTAGAGCTGGACTTCACATTCCGTTACGTCGACGCACTGCCGTCCCCGCATGTGCCCGCATATTTCACCGTTGACACGCGCGTCGCGTGGCATCCGACTGAAAACCTGGAGCTTTCGGTGGTTGGACAAAATCTCTGGGACGACCAGCATCCGGAGTTTGGCGCTGCCGGCACGCGGCAGGAGATTCCACGCAGCATATTTGGAAAGGTGACATGGCGGTTTTAG
- a CDS encoding methyltransferase domain-containing protein, whose amino-acid sequence MSEQYWESLYQAGDLRWDKGEASPGLVDFLASHKLEKGTVCVPGCGTGHDVRAWAAAGFDVYGFDLAPSGIRLAREKTEAAGLRAHFQHGDFLRDTLPRQFDWIFEHTLFCAIQPSERDAYVEAALRWLKPGGHFLAVNYFIPDTDGPPFGTDREEQLRRFSAGFELLEDWVPRSYPNRTGLERMFWWRKKLRVP is encoded by the coding sequence ATGAGCGAGCAATATTGGGAAAGCCTCTATCAGGCAGGCGACCTGCGTTGGGACAAAGGCGAGGCCTCACCCGGCCTCGTGGATTTTCTGGCCTCACACAAGCTGGAAAAAGGCACGGTTTGCGTTCCCGGCTGCGGCACAGGCCACGACGTCCGCGCGTGGGCTGCGGCCGGTTTTGACGTTTACGGATTCGACCTCGCGCCGAGCGGGATTCGATTGGCGCGCGAGAAAACTGAAGCCGCAGGATTGCGCGCGCATTTTCAGCACGGTGATTTTCTTCGCGACACCCTTCCTCGGCAATTCGACTGGATCTTTGAGCACACACTGTTCTGCGCCATTCAACCTTCTGAACGCGACGCATACGTTGAAGCGGCTCTGCGCTGGCTGAAACCCGGTGGCCATTTTCTCGCGGTGAACTATTTCATTCCTGACACCGACGGGCCGCCGTTTGGAACAGATCGCGAAGAACAATTGCGACGCTTCTCTGCGGGCTTTGAGTTGCTCGAAGACTGGGTGCCGCGGTCGTATCCAAACCGCACGGGACTCGAGAGAATGTTTTGGTGGCGAAAGAAGCTGCGAGTCCCGTAG
- a CDS encoding YfiR family protein, which produces MALLWFVSGTLAWAQPVSREYQLKAVFLFNFAQFTHWPTNAFAGTNDPIVIGVLGRNPFGDALGDTVRGETVGGRPLSLEHYSRVEEATNCHILFIAPSESRRTQRAIDVLRQRPVLTVGDEDTAEGRAVMIRFVEQNNKLRIRVNLDAVNDAHLTLSSKLLRAAEIVSSGRQ; this is translated from the coding sequence ATGGCACTTCTATGGTTTGTTTCGGGGACGCTTGCATGGGCGCAACCTGTTTCGCGCGAGTATCAGTTGAAAGCGGTGTTCCTTTTCAACTTCGCACAGTTTACCCATTGGCCCACCAACGCCTTCGCCGGCACCAACGATCCGATTGTGATTGGGGTGCTGGGACGAAACCCGTTTGGCGATGCGTTGGGGGATACGGTGCGGGGGGAAACCGTGGGTGGCCGCCCGCTGTCGCTCGAGCATTACAGCCGGGTGGAAGAGGCGACCAACTGCCACATCCTGTTCATCGCGCCATCAGAAAGCCGCCGCACGCAACGGGCGATCGACGTGCTGCGCCAGCGCCCCGTCCTGACTGTGGGGGACGAGGATACGGCAGAGGGGCGCGCGGTCATGATCCGATTCGTTGAGCAAAACAACAAGTTGCGCATTCGCGTGAACCTGGATGCGGTCAACGACGCCCATCTGACGCTCAGCTCCAAGCTGTTGCGCGCGGCGGAAATTGTTTCTTCAGGGAGACAGTGA
- a CDS encoding ABC transporter permease: protein MSGLPFELLLALRYLRPKRTFVSVITLISVIGVALGVAVLIIVISVMTGFGQELRDIILRLNPHISIHESGSTLPDYRELMKQVATNKHVKGVAPLIMGPVLVEYRLENGQSARWAPNIRGFDLETEGRFSSLSTNIVHGEFDLGGRSILIGTALASRLGAGVGDRIDIYSPKHIERMKESREQGEEEVVLSDEYEVRGIFNVGFEEYNLNMIVASLENAQDMYELDDSVHAITVVLDDPQLAFPVRAQLARTLDPRLTIKTWLEDSALLSAVLVEKNVMLYILFFIVIVAAFGITCTTITFVVMKTREIGMMKAIGASNRQVMWVFMGQSLIVSVMGIITGTIGGLLLLTYRNGFLRMMRSATGMELFPADIYGFTQLPALIVPGDIVIICGGSLLICLCAAAFPAWHASRLNPVEALRYE, encoded by the coding sequence ATGTCTGGACTGCCCTTCGAACTGTTGCTCGCGCTGCGTTACCTGCGGCCGAAACGCACGTTCGTTTCAGTCATTACGCTCATCTCGGTCATCGGCGTCGCACTCGGCGTCGCCGTTCTGATCATCGTCATCAGCGTCATGACAGGCTTCGGGCAGGAACTCCGCGACATCATCCTGCGCCTCAACCCGCACATCAGCATCCATGAATCGGGCTCCACCCTGCCCGATTACCGCGAGCTGATGAAACAGGTCGCCACCAACAAACACGTCAAGGGCGTCGCCCCGCTTATCATGGGCCCTGTCCTCGTGGAATATCGCCTCGAGAACGGACAATCGGCCCGTTGGGCCCCGAATATTCGCGGCTTCGACCTCGAAACCGAAGGCCGTTTCAGTTCGCTTTCCACGAACATTGTTCACGGTGAATTCGACCTCGGTGGGCGCAGCATTCTGATCGGAACGGCGCTCGCGTCCCGGCTCGGAGCAGGCGTCGGCGATCGAATCGATATTTATTCTCCCAAACACATCGAGCGAATGAAGGAGAGTCGCGAGCAAGGCGAAGAGGAGGTCGTGCTTTCCGATGAATACGAAGTACGCGGAATCTTCAATGTGGGTTTTGAGGAGTACAACCTGAACATGATCGTCGCGTCGCTGGAGAATGCCCAGGACATGTACGAACTCGACGACAGCGTTCACGCGATCACGGTGGTGCTGGACGACCCGCAACTCGCCTTCCCCGTTCGGGCACAACTCGCGCGCACGCTGGATCCGCGGCTCACGATCAAGACGTGGCTTGAGGACAGCGCGCTGCTTTCCGCGGTGCTCGTGGAGAAAAACGTGATGCTCTACATCCTCTTCTTCATTGTCATCGTCGCCGCATTCGGAATCACCTGCACGACCATCACGTTCGTGGTGATGAAGACGCGCGAAATCGGAATGATGAAAGCCATTGGCGCTTCGAATCGCCAGGTGATGTGGGTGTTCATGGGACAGAGCCTGATTGTCAGCGTGATGGGGATCATCACAGGAACAATCGGCGGACTGCTGCTGCTCACGTATCGCAACGGTTTCCTGCGCATGATGCGCAGCGCTACAGGAATGGAACTGTTCCCGGCGGACATCTATGGTTTCACCCAGTTGCCCGCGCTGATCGTGCCCGGCGACATCGTGATCATCTGCGGGGGATCGCTGCTGATCTGCCTTTGTGCCGCGGCGTTTCCTGCGTGGCACGCAAGCCGTCTCAACCCGGTGGAGGCGCTGCGTTATGAGTGA
- a CDS encoding LOG family protein yields MMKAERTPADPELRRRIQELIQFKGGGYNQESVADIIESALKLLHDVQDSGDVRVIRTAIRELRYAFRLFAPFAHARKVTIFGSARTLPSKLEYQQALEFGRKIAEAGFMVITGAGGGIMHAGHEGAGPEKSFGANIRLPWEQGANPIIREDKKLVTFKYFFTRKLIFIRHSDAIVLFPGGFGTMDEGYEALTLMQTGKSQLMPLVLVDRPGGTYWKTWDKHVREHLLRDQLISPDDLNLYRITDNTDEAVKCITRFYRNFHSSRFVKELFVIRLKHAPTETAIEAMNEDFHDIITGIPIRVTGPTPEELEDGDNVDLPRIAFGFNRRDYGRLRQLIDVLNSL; encoded by the coding sequence ATGATGAAGGCCGAACGAACGCCAGCGGATCCCGAATTGAGGCGCCGTATCCAGGAACTGATCCAGTTCAAGGGCGGGGGATACAACCAGGAGAGCGTTGCCGATATCATAGAAAGCGCGCTGAAGCTCCTGCACGACGTCCAGGACAGCGGCGATGTGCGCGTCATCCGCACCGCCATTCGCGAGTTGCGATACGCCTTCCGTTTGTTTGCGCCCTTTGCCCACGCCCGCAAGGTGACGATTTTCGGCTCCGCGCGGACGTTGCCATCAAAATTGGAATATCAGCAGGCACTGGAGTTCGGCCGCAAGATCGCAGAGGCGGGGTTCATGGTCATCACCGGGGCCGGCGGCGGGATCATGCACGCCGGGCATGAGGGCGCCGGGCCGGAGAAAAGTTTCGGGGCGAACATCCGCCTTCCCTGGGAACAAGGCGCGAATCCGATCATTCGCGAGGACAAGAAGCTCGTCACATTCAAATACTTCTTCACCCGCAAACTGATCTTTATCCGCCACTCCGACGCAATCGTGCTGTTCCCGGGGGGATTTGGAACCATGGACGAAGGGTATGAAGCGCTCACCCTGATGCAGACAGGCAAGAGCCAGTTGATGCCGCTGGTCCTTGTGGATCGGCCGGGCGGCACGTATTGGAAGACGTGGGACAAACACGTGCGTGAGCACCTGCTCCGTGATCAATTGATTTCCCCGGACGATCTGAACCTTTACCGCATCACCGATAATACCGACGAAGCCGTCAAGTGCATCACCCGGTTTTACAGGAACTTCCATTCCAGCCGCTTCGTAAAGGAGTTGTTCGTGATCCGCCTTAAACATGCGCCCACCGAGACTGCAATTGAGGCAATGAACGAGGACTTCCACGACATCATCACCGGAATCCCCATTCGTGTGACGGGTCCCACGCCTGAGGAGCTTGAGGATGGAGATAATGTCGACCTGCCGCGGATCGCATTTGGATTCAACCGCCGGGACTATGGGCGTTTACGGCAGCTGATCGATGTCCTGAACAGTCTTTGA